TTCATTGAAGGAGAAAATTATTCATCTACAGGAATTGGTTTTGATAATTTGACAAAAAGGTTAGAATACATGTATAAAGACCAATTTATTCTTGAAAAAACAGAAGAAAATAATACCTTTAAAACCTACTTAAAAATACCACTAAAAAAATAATTTATGGCTTTTAAATGCATTATTGTAGATGATGAACCGCCTGCAACTAGAATATTGGAAAATTATATTGGAAAAGTAAATTTTCTTGAAAAAGCTGGAGTCTTTAATGATTCGTTAAAAGCATTAGAATTCTTAAATAAAGAATCTGTTGATGTGATTTTCCTGGATATTCAAATGCCTCAGTTAACGGGTTTACAGCTTTCAAGAATTATTTCGAAGAATATAAAAATCATTTTTACGACAGCTTATCCTGATTTTGCTTTAGAGGGTTTTGAGTTGAATGCAGTAGATTATTTGCTGAAACCCATTTCGTTTGAACGTTTCTATCAAGCTGTTTCAAAATTGAATTCTGAGCCTAAAATAGAAATTTCAAATCAAAGTAATCTGCCTGATTTTCTTTTCGTTAAAACAGACGGAAAAAATAAATTTCAGAAAGTATTTTTGACGGATATTTTATATGTAGAAAGTCTCCAGAATTATGTTTGTATTCACACTTCAAAACAGCAGATTATAACGCATTCATCCTTGAAAAATGTAATTGAATCGCTTCCGGATAATGAGTTTATCCAGATCCATAAATCGTATGTTGTTTCACTAAAACATATCGAATCAACGGATAATTTTTCTGTTTTTATTAATGGAAAAGAACTGCCGATTGGAGCAACGTTTAAAGATGCCTTTTTTGATAAAATTGAAAAGAATAAGATATAGATTTTTTTTACCGCAAAGCACGCAAGGATTTTTATAAAGGATTGTAGCCACAAACGCAAAGTTCGCAAAGCTAAATCGATAAAATTTTACGATTTTTATTTCAGCATAACCCGTGGTTTCAACCACGGGTACACAACGTATATCACGAAATGTATTTCTGGACGTTCCGGCGGTTGAAACCGCGGGCTATATTTCAGAGTCAGATCGTAATTAGAGTCTTTTTAAAACACAAAATTCGCAAAGCTTTGTGAATAAAACTTTGCGAACTTTGCGTAAATCTTAGCGTGCCTTGCGGTTAAATTACTTTTTATTTTTCCCGTTTTTAAAAACCACTTTTTCTACAACAACTGGTTTTCCATTTCCTTTTGGGAATGCTTTCTTTTTAGGCTTTCCAGTTGATGAACCTGATTTTGATGCACTTTGATCGCCTCTATATTTTTCTGAATCTTTTGGCGTGGCTTTAAATTCTGGCCTTTCTTTAGAAGTTTCTTTCTTCGGAATTTCAGCTTTATGCTTTGCTAAAACTTCATTTGGATTTTTAGGATTTTCTTTAGTTCCTCTTAAATGAATTACTAGTCCGTTTAAGAAGTTTCTTAAAACCTGATCGCCGCATTCCATATAATTTGGATGATCTTCGGCTCTAAAAAAAGCACCCAATTCTGATTTTGAAATTCTGAAATCTACTAATTCTAAAATTTCAACTATTTGGTCATCACGGAGCATCAAAGCCACGCGAAGTTTTTTAAGTATATCGTTATTTGTCATTGTTTATTTTTTACAAAGGTACGGTTTATTTTTTAGCCACGAATTCACGAATTATTTTTGATAATCTTTTGAGAATAAAAAAAATGTGAACTTGTAGCTAATTTTTATTTAAAACGCTAACTAATTTATCCAAATCTTCTTTTAAATGATTGGCAGTAACAACAATTCGATTTAATGGTTCAGCTTCTTTTTTGTATCTAAAGCTGGCAATAATGATTTTTTCCTGTTTTAGTTTTTCAACTAACTCATTGGATAATAAATAAATCAGTGGATAAGTTTTATCAAATTTTACATTGCCGTCTTTAACTAAAATCGAATCAATGTAATTTAAATTATCGAGCAGTTTTTGATGTTGCATATTATAAATTGCTGAAGCATCAGAAAGTGTTTGCACAAAAGCAGGATTCATTCCAGCAGCGCTCGTAAAAGTTTCCAGTTCTTTTATTTGATTAATGAATTCTAAATCTCCTGCAATAACGCCGCCGGTTAATCCAAAAGCTTTTCCTAATGAAGAAACCATTATTTTTCTTTTTAGAGGAAATGAAATTGATGAGTAGATTCCACAGCCATTTTTATTAGTAATTCCTAACGAATGTGATTCATCAATTACTAAAGTAATTTCTTTGCTTTTTGAAATGTTTTTTAAAAAAGATAAATCGGCAGGTTTTGTTTCAAAAGAAGGAACACCGTCGGTTAAAATTGTTATTCTTTCAGTTTTTGAGTCTAATAAACGATTATTTAAATTTCCATTTAAGAATACAGGAAGACTATTTTCAGTTTGAATAGCGTTGTGCGTATCGTTCAAATGAAAAAAACAATCGGTTTGTTTTTTCATTAAATCAACAACCAATTTTCCAGCAAGCATTCCAGAAGAAACAGTAACAGTGCTTTCTGAGCTAATATGAGAAGCTAAAAAGCTTTCGCCTGCATCATAAGCGGTTAATTGGATATTCGCAGTTCTTGAGCTTCCGTAAGTAGTTCCCCATTTTAAAATGTTTTGAACGACTAAATTCTGAAATGATGCATTTGTTGGAAGTCCCAAATAGGCAGTTCCGCCAAAATACAAATACTGTTCTTGGTCAATTTCAATAATGCGATCGGGAAATTTATCGACTTTCATTTTTATAAAAGTGTAACTCCTGTTCCGTTTAAATCAGAATAGCTGACAACGCCATCTTTTATGGTTACTCCGGTTGCAATATCTTCTGCTAAAAGAAGTGCTCCATCCATATCGACATAATCGAGTTGAGGGAGCAAATGTGCAATGGCAGAAATTCCAACAGTCGATTCTGTCATACAGCCCACCATTGTTCTTAATCCTAGTTTTTTAGCTTCTTCAATCATGCGTTTTCCGGGAGTTAAACCACCACATTTAACTAATTTTACATTTACACCATGAAAATGATTATGACATTTTTGAACATCTTCTTCAATAATACAGCTTTCATCTGCAATGACAGGAAGAACAGAATGTTTGAAGACTTCTTTGTGACCTTCCCAATTATCTGCTTTCATAGGTTGTTCTAAGAATTCAACACCTAGTTTTTTTAGTTCAACTGCGTTGTTTATTGTTTCTTCAACACTCCAGCCACAGTTCGCATCGATTCTAAAAACGGCATTGGTGTGTTTACGAAGTTCTTTTACAATTTCAATATCTTCTTTGGTTCCTAATTTTATCTTATAAATCGGCCAAGGAAGTTCCTGCATTTTAGAAACCATTTTATCTATAGAAGCAATTCCGATTGTATAATCCGTCATCGGATTTTTTTCGGTTGTGTAATTCCACAATTCGTAAAGTTTTTTGCCTTTTTTGCGAGCATACAAATCATTATAAGCCAAATCTAAAGCGCACAAAGCAAACATATCATCTTGTAAATACGGATGCATTTTGTCCCAAAATATTTCTGGAGTTTCATTTTCTATACTTTCAATAACACTTCTGATTTTTTCTAAATCCTGCATCATCATTGGAACTGTAATGTTGTAATACGGATTTGAAGTCGCTTCTCCAAAACCAGAAAAACCTTCGCTTTGTAATTCCACAATTAAAGAAGGCTGAAAATCTATAGATTCTCTTGAAATGGTAAAAGTATGTTTGAGTTTGAGATTGTATTCTCTTAAAATTAGTTTCATTTTTATAGAAGTATTTTTTATTCGTTAATTAATAACCCAGCCAAAGCAACGCTTCAACAAAATGATCGCGCCAAAGTTTTTCGTTATGTTCTCCGCCTTTTACAATTTTAGTTTTATCAAGATGAAGGCAATAACAGCGTTTGGTGTCTAATAAACGTTTCATCTTGTTTAAATCGTTTACCATATCGTCACTTTCTTTATCGCCACACAGGAAATAGATTTTAGTCTTAATTTTAGGCTGTTTTTCTGTAAAAGTATAAATCTCGGGAGAAAACCAAAAAGAAGGCGAAAAAACACCCGCTTTTCCAAAAACTTCAGGATATTTTAAAGCACCATAATAAGAAACTAATCCGCCCAGAGAACTTCCAAAAAGAATGGTGTTTTTGGCTTTTGTTTTGGTTCTGTAGTTTTTGTCAATATAAGGTTTGAGTATTTTTACAATGAATTCTAAATAATTATCGGCATTTCCTCCGCCGTATTTTTCATTTTT
This portion of the Flavobacterium panacagri genome encodes:
- a CDS encoding LytR/AlgR family response regulator transcription factor; this translates as MAFKCIIVDDEPPATRILENYIGKVNFLEKAGVFNDSLKALEFLNKESVDVIFLDIQMPQLTGLQLSRIISKNIKIIFTTAYPDFALEGFELNAVDYLLKPISFERFYQAVSKLNSEPKIEISNQSNLPDFLFVKTDGKNKFQKVFLTDILYVESLQNYVCIHTSKQQIITHSSLKNVIESLPDNEFIQIHKSYVVSLKHIESTDNFSVFINGKELPIGATFKDAFFDKIEKNKI
- a CDS encoding DUF1456 family protein translates to MTNNDILKKLRVALMLRDDQIVEILELVDFRISKSELGAFFRAEDHPNYMECGDQVLRNFLNGLVIHLRGTKENPKNPNEVLAKHKAEIPKKETSKERPEFKATPKDSEKYRGDQSASKSGSSTGKPKKKAFPKGNGKPVVVEKVVFKNGKNKK
- a CDS encoding aminotransferase class I/II-fold pyridoxal phosphate-dependent enzyme is translated as MKVDKFPDRIIEIDQEQYLYFGGTAYLGLPTNASFQNLVVQNILKWGTTYGSSRTANIQLTAYDAGESFLASHISSESTVTVSSGMLAGKLVVDLMKKQTDCFFHLNDTHNAIQTENSLPVFLNGNLNNRLLDSKTERITILTDGVPSFETKPADLSFLKNISKSKEITLVIDESHSLGITNKNGCGIYSSISFPLKRKIMVSSLGKAFGLTGGVIAGDLEFINQIKELETFTSAAGMNPAFVQTLSDASAIYNMQHQKLLDNLNYIDSILVKDGNVKFDKTYPLIYLLSNELVEKLKQEKIIIASFRYKKEAEPLNRIVVTANHLKEDLDKLVSVLNKN
- a CDS encoding dipeptide epimerase, which produces MKLILREYNLKLKHTFTISRESIDFQPSLIVELQSEGFSGFGEATSNPYYNITVPMMMQDLEKIRSVIESIENETPEIFWDKMHPYLQDDMFALCALDLAYNDLYARKKGKKLYELWNYTTEKNPMTDYTIGIASIDKMVSKMQELPWPIYKIKLGTKEDIEIVKELRKHTNAVFRIDANCGWSVEETINNAVELKKLGVEFLEQPMKADNWEGHKEVFKHSVLPVIADESCIIEEDVQKCHNHFHGVNVKLVKCGGLTPGKRMIEEAKKLGLRTMVGCMTESTVGISAIAHLLPQLDYVDMDGALLLAEDIATGVTIKDGVVSYSDLNGTGVTLL
- a CDS encoding alpha/beta hydrolase, with the protein product MKRIFLAVLLLFTLIGKAQNTASKNVSTFTIEAPQLNTSKKIWVYLPENYSKNIRKKYSVIYMHDAQNLFDAKTSFSGEWNVDEKLDSLKAPVIIVGIEHGNEKRIDELTPFKNEKYGGGNADNYLEFIVKILKPYIDKNYRTKTKAKNTILFGSSLGGLVSYYGALKYPEVFGKAGVFSPSFWFSPEIYTFTEKQPKIKTKIYFLCGDKESDDMVNDLNKMKRLLDTKRCYCLHLDKTKIVKGGEHNEKLWRDHFVEALLWLGY